Genomic segment of Triticum aestivum cultivar Chinese Spring chromosome 6A, IWGSC CS RefSeq v2.1, whole genome shotgun sequence:
GCGGAGCCGGACCCGGCAGCGGCCGGCGCGCACGAGCCCGTCAGAGGACCAGCAGTGGCGCGGGACGGAGAGGTGGCCGAGATGCGAGGCGGAGCCGGCCAAGCGCCGGGTCGCCGGGTTGGCGGGCGGAGCCGGCCAAACGCCCGGTCGCCGGCTGGAGGCGGCGAGGCCGAGCCGGCACGGGGCCGGGTTCCAGGGAAACCGGTGAGCGCGGGAGCCGGCCGGCCGGGTCGCGCGGGAGGCGGAGGGAGCCGGACAGCAGCAGCTcgggcgaggaggagtggctggaGGAGGCCGGCCTACCCACGGGATGCGACGCAGACGACCGGGCCATCGCGGGCACGCGGCCCAGGCGGAGGAGCAAGTGGGAGGGGAGGCGCGCTCGGTGTCGTGGCGTGGACGGAGCAGGCAGAGGGCGACGGGGCCGGCGTCGCGGTGCTGTTGGAGGCCGAGCCTGGCCCGGGGAGGGGCGGCAGCCGGCTGAGCTAGGCGGCCGCGGGAGCCGGATGGCCGGAGGCGGCAGGGGCGCCCGTCCCCAGCCGCGGGGCAGGCGGCCCGGGAAGGCGGAGCCGTCAGGCCGGGAGGCGGGGAAGCCGGCAGGCCGGCACGGTGACCCGGATGCGGAGCAGGCGGCCACGGGGCGACCCGGGGGCGGAGCAGGCGGCCACAGGGGCgcacgcaggcggaggggagtggCGTAGCCGGGCGCGGAGCCGGTGTGGGGAGGCGATGAGGCGCAGCCGGCAGCCAGCCCGCGGGGAGGAGGCAGAGCGCGGCAGCGGCCAGCCGGGCCAGGCACGTGGACGCGGGCGAGCCCAACTGCGAGCGCACGCAAGGCGGAACGGGAGTGGCGCGCCGGCGCGGGGACGGAGAAGCCGGCCGCGCAGGCAAGGCCGGAGGCCGAGGCGCGGGCACGGAGCCGGAGGAGCACAGCCGAGTGTGGGGGCGGCTGAGCGCGGGGCGTGGCGGAGATGAGGAGCAACGCGGACCCGGCGGCTGGCGAGTGCAGCGGGGTACTAGGCGAGGAGCACCCAGCCCGGCCAGCGCACAGGGGCGCCGACGCGGGAAACGGATCAACGCGCGGGGGCTCCGCGGGCCGCGCCGGCCAGCGAGGAGCCGCGCCAACTCTCGTGGAAGGACAACCGAAGCGCAGGGGCGACGACGCATAAGAGGATGAGCAGAGGTGCGTGCGTACCCAATGTCTGGGATGTGTATCAGCAGTATACGGCAATCGTCTGACTACCATATGGCTATTATCTGACCATGGTACGGGGATTATCTGGGTTGTGTACGATTTGCATCAAGCTAGTGTACAAGGAGTGTATGGtcatagtttgaccattgtttgacttCGGTCTAGCTAGCTAGCATAGATGATATATGGAGGAGCCAGCGCGCGTGTCGGCCGGAGCAAGGCGCAACGCGGCGGAAAGCATACGCGAACGGCGCGTGGATGGACACCGCCAACCGAAACAAGGCCCCGCGCGTGGCGCGTGCGAATGGGCGGTCGGAATTGCGGTGGTGGTGAAGGAGGCAAGGCCGTTGGCGAGGTCACGCCGCCCCTCACGGCCATTCCGGGGgcatgtcgatgtcgagcccccgaccgctatCGGAGAGGCGGCGTGACGCCGCGGTGGTGAAGACgaagaggccgacggcgaggacgcgccacccctcgcggccgctctgggggcgggtcgatgtcgagcccccgagcgctaccggagagacagcgcgacgccgcggcggaggtgatgaagaaaaaagggtcccgcccggacagcgaaaccagcagcagcgtggtagcgtagtagtagtaccgccccacggtgggcgccaactgtcgtggtatttctcacggggggcttgcgagtcgacagatgccacaagggcttagtgtgtgggtaagactgctgctgataggcccgggaacgggtatgcgagtagcacgcggtggtttacccagctttggagctctccggagagataatacacctattgctgcatgtctgagtgtatctgatatatctaatacaaagtgctcctggagctgtatctgagagtACCATGGGTATCTGACTTGGTGTATGCCTGTATGAGACATGCTCTAGTGGCCGGCTATGCCCATGGCCTATGGCCAAATGGATATGTGTGAACTCATGCGTCTGtgtgtgtggatggatggatgggtgtgtgccttatataggcatggctagcttagcaTGTAAGCTATGTGGTGGCATGAGAGTAAGGGggtatggtggggtgtcatgcttgtcccctgggtcacttcataaatagtgccaggggacaagtgacattATACATGATGGCATCGAGGTACAGTTGTCTCATTCGCGGTATGGCCgccacgtcggggtcttgtcggtgtcgggctgcagtcggcagccggctgattggcgcagtcggcagccggctggtaggcgcagtcggcagccggctggggaGCCGGCggaagcggccgggcagtcggactgaggggctttgtcaaccccgatgtcttgaaatatcatcttgccgtcttcggggtatccgtgtccaattactccgacaaacaccgtagtcgtactgggtagcagcggcgtcggtctcgtagtctatcgaaggaagagggggaagaaacaataaatataatgcaaacagatgcataacaatgcatgacaagacaagtagcggtgctaggggtgccctaacgcggtatgaggtggtactggtgaaggggagaaacatccggaAAAATAtgcccggtgtttcgcgttttcggacagatgaatcggagggggaaagttagatattcgctatgctagggatgtgtggcggacgcaCGGGTTGCGTATTcgaattcatctcgtcgttctgagcaactttcatatataaaatttTTCCATCCAAGTTACGTattattttatatcaatttttaaATTTTAACAATATTTTAGAATTCCTACATTTATTTAATCtgaattgaccaagtcaatttgactagtcaaaagggtaggtgtggcccacatgtcatagactatttacctaaacaaataaataaaaactaGCCTAATTAAAAGGGCCCACATGTCATCTGTACATTAGGCTAATCTATCTAATAATTAACCACCAACTAAAAAAACAATTAGCTCTAACTAATTGGGCAATCCCCACGTACTACACCATCCGGCCACACGCACGGCCGTGCACACAGcacaggccagccatggccatgcACGGACTCACGGCCTTAACCACCACCACGAGCAGCTCTGGCAGCATTAGCAGCAGCAGCCGGCGCGCAAGAGCAATAGCCGCACGCAGCACGCCGCAGGCAGCAGCACAAGCAGAATATCAGCAAGCAGCGGCGGCGAAAGGCGGTGACACTGGCAGGCAGCTGCGGCGACGGGAGCATGGAGCAGCAGCGGGTGCGGGTGCGCACGCGCGGGCACGCAAGGGCGAGGCAAGGGCGCGGCGCAGGGCTTGCAAGCGCGCGTGCGGGCGGCTCGGAGTGCTGCCGGGCGCAGCCTGAGTATATGCAGGGGCGGGCGGGCACaagctccatccatggcggccgAAGTGAGGGGCGACTAAACGGCGACGGATCGAGGGGGCGAGCAGGGGGgctggaagaggagctcacagtgaaCTCGGGGACGTGGTCGGGGTGGTCGGGGACGGACCGGAGTGATGGCAAACGACGGCGGACGGCGACGATGTACGCGGAGATGACGATGCCGATGGCGGATGTACGGGACGTCCCAGCTACAGTTGTTGCTCGGGGAAGACGAAGTCCACGGTGGCGCTTCTTCTGGAGGTCTTCTTAGCCGGAGAGGAGCATGCTGTCCACGGCACGGCAACGATGCACGCAGTCACTGCGCTATCTTTCGAGCTCAAAATCGAGGAAAGGAGGAGGGGGCGCGATGGGGAAAGTGGGGGAACCGGATGAGAGAGGGCTATGGTTTCTTCCGGGCGTGCTTATAGGGTCGAGGGAGGCACGTGGTGGCCATCCGGGCATGGCGTCGTCGGATGGTTGCCACGCCATGGCCTCTGTACTACTGTACAGAGGAAGGGGGTGGTTTCCTGTTGGGCTGGGCCACCTTGTAGCAGCTTAGGCCCAAAGTAGCAGTAGGCTTcagaacttttttttaaaattttcttttatttatatcTGTTTGTATTTATTTCTAAAAACAATTTACTTTTATTAAATATGGTACTTGGCCCAAAATTACGGATACAATTTTAGACAATGTCACAAAAGTTTGGGGTTTATTGAAAATAACATGTACTTGCATAATTTAGTAAAAGCATTTTAAATTATTGTTTCGGCCCCTGTTTTAGTTTTTTggggcatttaaatattttattaaatgtTGTTTTCTCCTTTAGAAATAGTAAGTGATTATTTTCAACATTAAGAACAATTTTTTTTTGTCATCTGAAGAAATATTATGTTtgactttatttttaaatttgaattAAAACTCGGTTCGGACCAAAGTGCGGTTTAGCAAATTAATTgcggtgacatggcaccattagtgtgtgATTACTGTAGATGAACTACCGGATTGTtacaccacctctcttggttaatgtaactattttaactttggaacatgtgatgcgaaggcttgaaattatcgaaaataaagttgcctctatggagttgattgaaaatttggataaaaagatccacaaccaaatcactcaatatggatctaaggtaggagctACTCTGAATTTTtctaaagaaaaagaacctatagttaacgaaagaatagatctagattccatggaaattggtaaacttgaggatattattactaatttaGGATCTTCCTTTTCATCCgttaaaaatactccaaatcctcctactaccaaGGTTGCCAAATTTacgtatgttcctaaaaataagggtgaaacttctagtaaggaaattgcggatctcaaatctataagtgttcaccccaacttcttCAATATCATTAAAGAacattttgctacaaatgaatttcttgatttcttgcctaggagtttgataattaataaaaagaaggaaacaacCAAGGGTTATAGGTGTTGTAtcgaagaattgcataccaaagatgataatacctagatctattcttacttttatgcctagctagaggcattaaatgatagcgcttgttgggaggcaacccaattttatttttgttccttgatttttggttctgtttagtaataaataattcatctagcctctgtttagatgtggttttatgctttaattagtgtttgtgccaagtagaacctttgggaagacttggggaacgtctttgcgatcttgctgtaaaaaacagaaactttagtgctcacgatatTTGCTGCCatcttttactggagagtgcgattaagttgattctttttgcagatgattaatagataaattcctcatgtccagaaatttattttagaatttttggggttacagaagtattcgaaacttacagattactacagactgttttgtatttgacggattctgtttttcgtgtgttgtttgcttattttgatgaatctatagctagtatcggaggttatgaaccatagagaagttggaatacagtaggtttaacatcaaaataaataaataatgagttcagtacagtaccttaagtggtggtttgttttcttatactaacgaagctcatgagattttctgtttaagttttgtgttgtgaagttttcaagttttgggtaaagatttgatggattatggaataaagagtggcaagagcctaagcttggggatgcccaaggcaccccaaggtaaaattcaaggacaaccaaaagcctaagcttggggatgccccggaaggcatcccctctttcgtcttcttctaccggtaactttacttgaggctatatttttattcaccacatgatatgtgtttggcttggagcgtcttgtatgatttgagtctttgctttttagtttaccacaatcatccttgctgtacacaccttttgggagagacacacatgaattggaatttattagaatactctatgtgcttcacttatatcttttgagctagataattttgctctagtgcttcacttatatcttttagagcacggtggtggttttttcTTACCTAGTTCTTTACCCCAAAAAAACCTCGAGCGAGCAACATCAAACTCAGAGTGAATCCCATCCTAAAGAAGGAAAAACCCCGTGATGAACATCGGTAGGCTATACATTGATCAGAGCCAACTTTCCTCCCGAGGATTGGTATCTACCTACCCAAGGTTCAACAAGGACAGCCACCCTATAGGTGAGAAGCGGGAAGTCTTCGATAGTCAGGTGTTCGTAAGTAAGTGACATCCCTAGATATTTAACAGGTAgagatcctgaaggaaatatgccctataggcaataataaagttgttatttatatttccttacatcatgataaatgtttattattcatgctagaattgtattaaccggaaacttagtacatgtgtgaatacatagacaaactgagtgtcactagtatgcctctacttgactagctcgttaatcaaagatggttaagtttcctagccatggacaaagagttgccatttgataaacgggatcacatcattagagaacgatgtgattgacttgacccattcgttagcttaagACTTTGATCGCTTAGTTTACTGTTactgctttctccataacttatacgtgttcctatgactgagattatgcagctcccgaataccagaggaacacttagtgtgctatcaaatgtcacaacgtaactgggtgactataaagatgctctacaggtgtctctgatggtgtttgttgagttggcatagatcgagattaggatttgtcactctgtgtatcggaaaggtatctctgggccctctcggtaatgcacatcactataagccctgcaagcaatgtgactaatgagttagttagggatgttgcattacggaacgagtaaagagacttgtgggtaacgagattgaactaggtattgagataccgacaatcgaatctcgggcaagtaacataccgatgacaaagggaacaacgtatgttgttatgcggtttgaccgataaagatcttcgtagaaaatgtaggaaccaatatg
This window contains:
- the LOC123129657 gene encoding basic proline-rich protein-like — its product is MAVRGGVTSPTALPPSPPPQFRPPIRTRHARGLVSVGELARLLAGRRGPRSPRALIRFPRRRPCALAGLGAPRLVPRCTRQPPGPRCSSSPPRPALSRPHTRLCSSGSVPAPRPPALPARPASPSPRRRATPVPPCVRSQLGSPASTCLARLAAAALCLLPAGWLPAAPHRLPTPAPRPATPLPSACVRPCGRLLRPRVAPWPPAPHPGHRAGLPASPPPGLTAPPSRAACPAAGDGRPCRLRPSGSRGRLAQPAAAPPRARLGLQQHRDAGPVALCLLRPRHDTERASPPTCSSAWAACPRWPGRLRRIPWVGRPPPATPPRPSCCCPAPSASRATRPAGSRAHRFPWNPAPCRLGLAASSRRPGVWPAPPANPATRRLAGSASHLGHLSVPRHCWSSDGLVRAGRCRVRLRPSSQPRGRVSRDQLRLRPRRPRPVSGLLQPAAAPGSLSPRAPRTPVRLWVAGSPPRLRQHPARVVRPTLLAAAAFCERKKKEEKKYVCVSGCPESGEERAGCPRPACYKKKKKIVCIRLPRVG